A stretch of DNA from Cannabis sativa cultivar Pink pepper isolate KNU-18-1 chromosome X, ASM2916894v1, whole genome shotgun sequence:
TTGTTAtagatgtgatttaggagcctgtaattcgccgagcagctGCTCCACTCAAGTTGGCCggtacacctgaattcggaattgaggtaagattagtataatgtcatgcatatgttattacatgtttagcatgcatgttgtttatgccagttagattacattgatagtAGTAATAGTATACTTAGAGTTGTACTGATTATTGgtaaatgtatgttggctgaaatactgATTGATGTTATAGGCtgactagcatattgagtataggctgacattatggtcgatattattttcttatgaacgttctagactcagtaccgtgtgggacacagtGATTAGGGTTGTCaagccctaaataattaggcacgctacccaaaaagcttatgaaaccctaatcccctatatcgggattactaaccaaaatagcgcagaatttaaatttttatatcaaacagaatgaaaataagaCTTGCaataaatttaaacttttaaacagtTGGGAtcctaaaaatatttacaaacttatttacAAGCCTTTTCTTTCTAGCcaacctaagcggcaaaatagaatttcaaaagttcaacactggtagacccttaacccgcatggtctgatatggctcaaacatgtacattcttcgcttAACTCCtaaaactcatggctgatcagctccttaccctttcctgcacagtagagcacccgtgagccaagcccagcaagacagtataaatcataacaaatataatatgctcatcatgttatttaaacaaatatgccattcacatatgtttgtatgacacagacctgcatatCACACTGACATGCCTGTTTATGTTTACGTAGTGtatagacctatgtgttgcgctcacacatctatttaaatctacatgggggcgtagacccacgtgttgctctcacacgtctaaatacattaaggccttagaattggTTAATCTCGGTtatggttaccgagtccaacttgattatgccttgagcgcataatccctaaatctcatttcaattaatatGGCATggtatttatacacatatatcaccagggtaataaccctaagctATTATACCGTTcttattagggtaataaccctaatctcagTTATTAAACAATCATACACagtataagcgccactgcgcatactctacgtgttAATCACTATCTTACCTATTGTTCAGTAAGAGATAGAGATTCTGAAttcccgggtgctcctgatcaggtgccagtaatcctagtcacacaaatctgGGATATttcacacttagggttaacccctgattccatactcataaaattcaatcatggcatttaaatttagataatcatacagagctcggaacgagctttccaacgatataaagaactcccaaattggagttcggaatcaaaagttatgcatttttgaaatttcaactcgaaactgcccaaaaacacgagggcgggccgcggcatgcccaAATCATGACGCGGCACCTGGGACAAAACCCAGGTTCCACCAACaagggcgggccgcggcatgctctggGTGCAGAACCCAGAAACCAGCAAGCTTCATCACGATTTTCAGCTTCCAAAACCCAACCAAATCACCCCAGTTAACATCCATACACTCAAAACAAGACCACAATTTAACAAGCTCAAAAATAGGGTATTAAAATACATACAACATGCATCAAAACCCACAATTTACCCTGAAAATTCAGATTGCTTAATCATCTCAAAATCAAGCTTAAACTTATCAAGATTCCAAGTTCAAGAacatgaactcaaacccaacacAAACCTATTAAAATCCAGCAGCATAACACCACTTTAACATGAAATTCCAACCTAGAAATATCATAAAATCTCTACCCAAACTCAACAATAAAGCATACAACAACACAAACTCAATTTCAACAAAATTAACACCAATCCACTTAACATGCAacctatcatcatcatcatcatcatcatcaagttCATGCTTTTCAATCATAATATTTCAGCaaagaaatcacaaattaaaaGCTATAAAACTACCTCAATCTCTTGCACAATCAAGGCTCAAGCTCCCAACACCCTTTTCCAACAATCAAGCTTCAATTCAAGCTAAATTCtcacaaattaagttgaaaataaatcaagagggtaagagagggagagagggtCGGTTGAGAGGGGAAACAAAGGCTGAAAAcacattctattttctcaaaaatcaatttcattaaacttagaaattaaaggtcaaaagaccaaaatgcccttagggcccAAAACACACATATTCACCCACACAAGGGTAATTTTGTCATTTCATGCATAAATAACTCACaaataatttcagattatcacttatcaaataaaatgccaagtAAATCAATCCAATTGTATTTCGGGCTTTAActcggttcggcccgaaattcctggtcgtgactataccgcgccaacctgtcagaacacatctgaaaagacaacacagacataccatataataatatagttctattaagcacgtaattaaattaatttcatcattttacccttctcgggtcacaattactaaaatgcccctggctcaccaacggggtcttaacatattaaaattcatattaattcacatattttgaactatataataatataattcctcaaatattcataattatctaattagggttttgctgatccatttcttaattccagggtattacaagggttatggtcaggtgtatgggcgcctggtTATAACCCGGGatattgttttgttttatgttatgcttttcttactgagtctgttgattCACAGTGCtattttcatgtgtaggtaagggcaaggctaaagctgaggaaccgtgagagcgagcaaatgaagattgtatATGTCGAGGCAGTTATGCCTGGAtcgtacgatctttgggacatcagggcttttgttgtatagtcgctaggcgacaaaacttttgtatatgaataacaaatttttgtaaatgtattttgtaaacgggatcccagaATTTTATAAGTATGttactttatatttttaattaattaaataaattttaattaatcacgatttttaaTAATCTCGTTGATTAGTATCGAGCTACATAGTACATTAAAAATCACGCTAAGTTAGGTGTACATTGGGGGAGctaattccataaaaaaaaGTACATCATTTTTCATCCCCAGCACTAAAACTCAATTGAGGAGTCACACACCACAAACTCAATTGAGAAATTTCCATAATAATAAATGGAAATTTCCATCTTATGCAAAAGAACACAATGCGAAAAAGGTGAAAAGACTAAAATAACCTCGAAAGTGGTAAATGACAAATAAATCCAGTTCCTTACTTAGCTGCCTAGGTCTGCTCGCCTCGTCCTCCCTCCTAAACTCATAAAGCCCCGGTCCATCAGTTATTCTCTTCTCCCGATAATAATTCCCACAACACTACAAATAAATACCCTACAAATTACAaaaccctttctctctctctctattcacTCTCCTCTCCTCTCAATTCTCAAAGGTCAGTACAACTTTCAttccaaaatattaattttctttatttttcaaaccCAATTCCGCCATGATCCTCTCATTTTTGTTTTCCTGTGtttaaaatcattttttttcggGTACAATTTCATTACTCTTGATCATCGTAGGTAACTTTTCTTTTATGTGGTTCGTTCCCAGCGAAATAAAGTTTTAGAATTTCTTGGTTATTCTTGATGGATAAGCAATCTTATtctgattttaattttttatttttgatatagatTGAAAGCTCTGACTCTGAGTATGGGTTTCAAGTCGGTTTTCCGCTGCTTGCAAGAGATTTTTCCTCAGGTATATGCCTCGGTCTCACTATGGTTTCAAGTCGTtctaacaaatatatatatatatatatattcattgttTATATTGCATCTCTTTTCTTCATTTTGTCATagtatttttattgttgttgttgttgttgttattgtttttcaatgtttttaataattaagtattatgAGAAATTTTGAAGAAGCTATAATTCATTGCTTTATGTAAGGAAGTAGCCTTCTTTGTTTTGGCATGTGAATTTGATGAAGCATCTCTAATTCTAAGTATCTATTATAAAGGTTGTTATTTGTGCCTGATCTAATGCAAGCACAAGGGTTAATActtaatcttttttttataATCACTTGGTAGGTTGATGTGCGCATTCTGAAGGCTGTTGCTATTGAACATTCTAAAGATGCTGATGCAGCTGTTAATGACATTCTGACTGATGTTCTTCCTTGCTTGCCTATTGGAAGTTCAACATTTCCTAACATCAATTATCCGAACGCTGGGAGTTTAAGAGGTATTTCGTACGGAAATCCTCTGAACTTGCATTATATTCAAACAAAagattagaatttttttacagcTATATTAGAAAAATGGAAAATTGCAAGAGCAAGTATTATAGAATTTTAGGAAAACATGTTTCCTCTTTTTTATTTCTAGTCTTTTCTTTCACAAAAGGAAAATCCAAATTCTAAACAAAGCCTAAATGTCATCCAatatttccttttcttttttcttaaatgGTTTATTTGGTGGTATTCACTTATTTGATTGATATGCATATGCGAAATCTGTTGCCCATCAGATGCTGAGTCTTCTACAGAATCAAGATCCAGTTCATTTAGACATGTTGAAGATAGTGCCTGTGCAAGTGGTACGCATGCTGATACCACACTTGGGGATGCAGGGATATCTTCAAAACTAATATCTCATGGTTGTGAAGATGAGGAATATATCGATTTTACAAATGGTGCTCTGCATGCTGATCACACACATCTGAACGTATCACTGAATGGATCTAAAGCTTCAACTTCTGATATTAAAAATGATACTGGTGAAAAAGTATATATTTACACTAATGAGATAATTAAGGAAGTTTCATTGGAGTTTGATCAGGCTAATCATGTCCTGTCAGAGGTTGCAGAGCTAGTAAGAACTGATGTCGAGCAAGAGTGCACAGATACTGACTTTGaaacttctttttcacccaaaaaaatAATGCCCATAGTTAGTTCTGATCAAAGCCAATTTGGTGTGTCGACTGAGGGGCTTAATGGTAGTTTGAAAACTCCATGCTTTGAGGAGGAAAAGTTCTTTATGGCAAATGATAATGATGAAGATCAAGCAAGGAGTTTTTCAAGTCTTACTCCTGAGAAAGACTGTTTTGTTGCTAGTAGAACAGGCAGCATTCGGGATAACATCTCGGAAAGCAGCACAGTTTTACAATCCAATGAAACTTGCAGAATTGACATTCTTGATGAGATTATTGAAGATGCCAAGAATAATAAGGTACTGATggcttataaattttttagctTGGGAATAGTAACTACACTTTGTTAAATGAGATGCGAGCAAAGTTAAGCTTTTGACTGAATACAATCACTTCTAGTTTGTTCTTTTGTTAATTCAATTGGAGAAGTAAATCATGTTAAATCAGACTTAGGCACACTTAGCTCATTTAACGATAATTGTTGTGCTTACCTAATTTTTCTCGCCTTTCTATAGTTTCAAAATTTTGGCAGCAAAATTGATCGTTGTGTATCTATTATtgctaataaattattttatggaTGGGGTGCAGAAGCAAATATTTTTAAGTATTAAGCTGAAACAGAGGATAAGATGAAATGTATTAAGATAAAATCAGCCTTGTGTGAGAAATTATGTTACCACTCATTTTACTACTAGTGTAGTAAGGTAGTTTTGGAATATAATACTAATATGTGGACATCTGCACTGGCCCCGTTTGTTAACGCTCATGATCTCATTTTCTTATTATGTATATTATGTTTTACATcccttttttctattttatttttcttttaaaaagttTCTAATTACTTGAGAATGGTGCAGAAAACCTTGTTTTCTGCAATGGAATCAATCTTTAACATGATGAAAGAAGTGGAAATTCAGGAGAGCGCTGCAGAGCGTGCAAAAGAGGAAGCTGCTCTTGGAGGGCTGGATATTCTGATCAAGGTCCAGGAACTGAAACAAATGCTGGAACATGCCAAGGAAGCGAATAGCATGGTTAGTTGTCGCTCAATGAGTTTATGTTTCAGTATTACTGACTTTGAATTAAGCTGGTCTAATAAGAAGCAttaaagctttatatttttacaaatatgTACATGTGTGCAGCAAGCTGGTGAAGTGTATGGAGAGAAGGCAATTTTAGCTACAGAAGTGAGAGAGCTAGAGTCTAGACTTCTCTGCTTATCAGATGAAAAGGACAAATCACTTGCAATTCTTGATGAGGTTCATATTTATTTGTGTGTGATcgggtgtgtgtgtgtgtgtgtgtgtttatgGGTTTTTGTAGTAATTTATTCGTACATGCAGATGCGGAAGACCCTCGAAGCACGACTAGCTGCTGCCGAAGATCTAAAGAGAGCAGCTGAGCAGGAAAAGCTAGAAAGGGAAGAATCTGCTAGGATTTTTCTAGCTGAACAAGAGGAGATTATGGAGAATGTGGTACAGGAGGCAAAGCTAATAGCACAGGCAGCTGACGATAACTCTAAAGTAGCAACTCTTTCGAAAACTATTTGATttattgaagaatatttaacaGTTAGTGACTCATTCTTCTGTTTTCTTTTGGCAGTTAAGAGAGTTTTTGATGGATCGTGGTCGCATCTTGGACATGTTACAGTAAGTTTTCCTTTATATCTGGTTAAATTATGAAATGTTGAATGTCAAATattgtaatttctttttattgaCCTCAATGAAGAGATAACATACATTGTTCTCTTTTGCAGAGGAGAAATCTCTGTTATATGTCAGGATGTTAGTTTGCTGAAAGAGAAGTTTGACAAACGCCTTCCTTTAAGCATGTCAGTTTCATCTAGCCAGACGAGTTGCAAGTTAGCTTCATCCGGGTCATCCTTGAGAAGCATATCATCTGTTATTATTCATGAGGAAGACAAGTCTTCTAAACAGCCAGATGATTGGAGTCTGCCCCCAATCATTGACGTGACAGCTACGAATGGAGCTGAAGAGGACAGCGTGAAGAAGCATGATCAGAACGAACTTTCAGAAGACGGGTGGGATATCATAAAAGACGCTGAGGCTGAGACATGGATGGTGAAAATGACAGAGACCTAAACGGTTTTCCATTTTCGGTTATTTTTTCAGGTTTATGTTTTGAATGGAGTCTGCATTGTAATTACTATATCTAGATATTAGTTGTACATATTTATTTGAGCGTTGAAGCAATAAGGGGCAGGAGGTGAGTATTGAAGATTTTGGAGTCCGAGAGTACTAAATCAGTTTATGTTAATATCTATTTGATAATGCTTAATAATAAGGtcccatttttatttctttagaGACATACATAGCTTACCAATGTTACCATATTTGAGAAGAACCATGAGGATTTtgcatttttattattaataacaaaaaatacaagaaatatggttcttgttatatatattggCCATGGCCAACTAAATAAAGCTTTAAATAACTTTTAGGAATAATTATATCTAACAATACCGGTCAAAGTTCTAGCTGTAGAAATacagaaaattataatttttcacACATAACATATTGGATTTTTATCTACACTTTTTCTCCTCCAAATCCAATGAACTAACTCAGCCCAAATTTTGATGCCAAAAGGCAAAAGCTACTAGATGGTGGTGCTGGTGCACGCGTGTTAGTTGCATAATTGGCCGAGATTCTTACCACGCCAATGGTAACGAAGAGCATTGCTACTAGGCACCAGTACTTAGTACTTCTAGATATATTGCTTTGCAATTTGCTAacgatatattttaaaagttattatattaaattatatgggacttAATAGTTAGTCAGATCAATAGCGATATTAACACATAAAACGGTATTAGGTGGCTCTTTAGGTCCCATAAAATTCAGCTCTTGGTGGTGCCGAACCTGATTCAGATCCTCTCTTCCAGAGTTTTTGACTTTTAATTTGGGGAGGGAATAAAATGAGAACCTGATCCAATCTAATCTAGTTGTAGGTAGTCAAAATTTATTAGATGCTGTACAAAATACCAAATAATATCCGCACACATATCAGACCAGATGCTGTACATTAAAGCAATTTATATTGATACTGATTCATTAAACCAATTGAAGGGACCCAACCCCCAAAATCAAACCAAAAATAACAGAATGAACGTGTCAAATGATTAACTAATTATCAAACTAAGACGCTCCTCAAATAATAACTTTAATCTCTTTTTTAAGCTACCAGATATAACTAAAGTCTACATCATCACACTATTCAACGGCCTTATAGCCACCATGTTCACTCATTCTTGATAAGATTTGCACAATTGACCATTTTTCTCATAATATTAATTCTTAATTGAAAGTAAAAGAAAATGTAATAAGAATAAGTTTCAGTAGATTGTGGAGAATGTTGGAAAAAGGTATGATATTATAACATCTGTTGATATGATAAATGTACATATGCTTCAAAAGCTTTGCCTaaatttctaaactaattagcaaaacaaaactaaaagtcAATAAGTAGGCCAACTGATCTGATCACCAAGAATTGAGATCTCAAACCTTTATGATCACCAAAAAGTTGAAAATACCCTTAACCAAGAGGCTTGATATCTATCTGAGCTTAATTACAACTTGGGTACTCTTCAATTTAGCTCATCTCAACtcaactaattaattcaatcagcTAGCATAAGCCAGGTGATGATGATGAACTCAGTCATGCCAGCAAAGGAGCAACACGGTACACCTCCAAATGATGTAAAGCCTTGCTCTCTGTTCTCTAATTTGCTTTGAACACCTTGGCCATGTCCTGACCTTGGAACTACTACTTGAACTTCTTGTGTTTGAGAAAGCATTTGCAGCTGCCATTTTTTCTCAGTAGAAGACCAAAGTAATTAATGCTGCTGACTTGGAATTATGGGTTTGGATCAGTGTTTTGTGTATAGTTTTTGGTGGGTAGAGAACAGAATTTGATGATCAGAGTATATTAGTAGTGATGATGATATGGTTTTTGAAATCATTGAGATCATACACATGTATTTATAGCCTAGATTTGAAAAATTTGTGGTGCATGGGTGACAAAGGGTTGGCCCTGAGGACCAGAGCAGACCCCACTGTTTTGGTTACGTGACAAATCAGACCTATTAAGCCTTGTCCCCTTTGACACACCCCTTTGATAAAGACCCAACAGCAACTTTCCCCTTTCAAGGGTCATCTTGTCTTCCATTTGCTACATTAATATTATGCATGCATTTGAAACAATAAATAACAATTTTTCATTCCAAATTCGAAACTACCATTTGGTAGtggtaataatttaataagaggCACAATTAGATAATTTACAGTTATGATATTTGGAAGGGTGTGAAATGATTAAAGATCAATTTTAACGTATGAGCATGATTTAATAAtggtaataataatttaagagaAATTTAAAACAACATCAGATAGTGGTAATAGGGTCTGGGTCAAAAATCATATCTATTCAATAgaaatgtatatgtatatgtatattaattgATGTATGTTGTAGATTCATATGTCGTCCTTTttgttaatttaataatatttaagattAAAATAGTGACTAATTGGTAGACATGAAaacatatgtatttttcttgatttaaaGATGATTGGTTACGTTCATCCATGCAGATAAGGTGTATAGAATAAGATTGGTGGGAaggtatattattaatatattcgtTATATCAGCTATAGCTATTagctataattaatttttgtattgagaatttaattaaataatactttttataCCCACATCTTGCTTTGTAGGCACAAGTTGATACAATAGGAATCTGTGCAGCTAAGCAAGTGTTTGAGAATTGATTGTGACTCCTCACCATTAAATTTTTTGGCCAgttaaatgttaaaaattacTGTGCAGTATTTTCTTACGTGTCAATATCGTTATTAATCCAATTAAGTATTAATTCTCATATAGTTTAATGTAAAATTTAGTAAGTATCTCATAATATCCAATAAGGATACTCATTACATAAGTACATATATAGGTTAATTAATGTATAAATCTATAtacaatacatacatatattgattactagaagaaagttacgtgcaatacacgtatacttagttttatgttaggtgttctataatttaattgagaaaaattcaataaataatcatataatttaaaatggtttaaaaactaattttaattagtatgtgaggttatttgaaaatcaatagtgaaaaatcaaatttaaaatttgcagAAAGATAAGAGGAGAATGGAGATtagcttg
This window harbors:
- the LOC115702372 gene encoding small polypeptide DEVIL 14, which gives rise to MAAANAFSNTRSSSSSSKVRTWPRCSKQIREQRARLYIIWRCTVLLLCWHD
- the LOC115703252 gene encoding uncharacterized protein LOC115703252, which gives rise to MGFKSVFRCLQEIFPQVDVRILKAVAIEHSKDADAAVNDILTDVLPCLPIGSSTFPNINYPNAGSLRDAESSTESRSSSFRHVEDSACASGTHADTTLGDAGISSKLISHGCEDEEYIDFTNGALHADHTHLNVSLNGSKASTSDIKNDTGEKVYIYTNEIIKEVSLEFDQANHVLSEVAELVRTDVEQECTDTDFETSFSPKKIMPIVSSDQSQFGVSTEGLNGSLKTPCFEEEKFFMANDNDEDQARSFSSLTPEKDCFVASRTGSIRDNISESSTVLQSNETCRIDILDEIIEDAKNNKKTLFSAMESIFNMMKEVEIQESAAERAKEEAALGGLDILIKVQELKQMLEHAKEANSMQAGEVYGEKAILATEVRELESRLLCLSDEKDKSLAILDEMRKTLEARLAAAEDLKRAAEQEKLEREESARIFLAEQEEIMENVVQEAKLIAQAADDNSKLREFLMDRGRILDMLQGEISVICQDVSLLKEKFDKRLPLSMSVSSSQTSCKLASSGSSLRSISSVIIHEEDKSSKQPDDWSLPPIIDVTATNGAEEDSVKKHDQNELSEDGWDIIKDAEAETWMVKMTET